A stretch of the Panthera uncia isolate 11264 chromosome D1, Puncia_PCG_1.0, whole genome shotgun sequence genome encodes the following:
- the LOC125929257 gene encoding olfactory receptor 52Z1P-like: MWYVLTGIPGLEDSHTWISIPICSMYILAIIGNIFLIFLIVTERRLHEPMYVFLSMLALSDVLLSTATAPKMLAIFWFHSTDISFGSCVSQMFFIHFLFAVESAILLAMAFDRYVVICHPLRYTTILTSSATGKIGIAAVVRSFIICFPFIFLVHRLTYCGRNIIPHSYCEHMGIATLACDNISVNIIYGLTVALLGSVFQLKRKMNDADSHKENEDKHDNQNNLY, encoded by the exons ATGTGGTATGTCCTGACTGGAATCCCAGGACTGGAAGATTCTCATACCTGGATCTCCATCCCTATCTGTTCTATGTACATTTTGGCTATCATAGGCAACATCTTCTTGATCTTCCTGATTGTAACTGAGCGCCGTCTCCATGAGCCTATGTATGTCTTCCTTTCCATGCTGGCCTTATCAGATGTCCTGCTCTCCACAGCCACAGCCCCCAAGATGCTGGCCATCTTCTGGTTCCATTCCACGGATATATCCTTTGGGAGTTGTGTATCTCAGATGTTCTTCATCCATTTCCTCTTTGCGGTAGAATCTGCTATTCTCCTGGCCATGGCATTTGACCGCTATGTGGTCATCTGTCACCCACTGAGATATACCACAATCTTAACCTCCTCAGCCACTGGGAAAATTGGCATCGCAGCTGTTGTCAGGAGCTTTATCATCTGCTTTCCATTCATCTTCCTGGTACACCGACTTACGTATTGTGGGAGAAACATCATTCCCCATTCCTACTGTGAGCACATGGGCATTGCCACATTGGCATGTGACAATATCAGTGTCAACATCATTTATGGCCTGACTGTGGCCCTACT TGGCTCAGTATTTCAGCTCAAGCGCAAGATGAATGATGCAGATTCtcacaaggaaaatgaagataagCATGATAATCAGAATAATCTCTACTGA